The DNA region GTACTTTGTCGGAGCTAGTGAATCCGTGGTACGGGTGTCATTGTGTGAACAAAGCTCACCGCTCCTACGTCCCTGGTCCAGGTTAGGATTTGATATATAACGGTATGAAGGTCTTGTGTTGtagattttgaatttattggttgggtgtaaatacaaaatttatgttacacccacccagtaaatacaaaatctaCAACATGACAGGAAATGATTTCTGTCAttttatatgatacagtatAGTAAAAATAGGCAAGTGTAAAATGTGAACAGATTGAAGTCTTAATACTAGTGTATGTTTTTTCGATGTTTTTCGTGTGACTATTCATTAGGTGCATAGAATTGTGTTTCTCAAAAGATGTAGTTACTGTAACTTAATCAATCTGTATACGTGTCATTCTTCATAAGtaacatgtaaatgtactaaaTACAATACTCAGTATATGAACAGGAAAGGCGTTTAGAGCATTTCCTTTCTTTTGTCAATTGCCCGCTTCCGCGGATACCGCAATCAGTAATACGTTTAAACTGTTCAACCACTGTTATCTGTTCAAggacagcaatttaaaaaagtgCAAATCCTCTCATGCTTAATTCTTTAGCTGAATGgaagaagaaagaaagaaagatagatagatagagatagatagatagatagatagatagatagatagatagatagatagatagatagatagatagatagacttTATTTTACATCTTCtaattttcagatgataatcaAGAGAAAGTGTTGGACAAAGCGAGTCTGTTGCCGCAAAGctctacaaatatttaaaattctatGTTTGGTTCAGTGCGTTGTTGTGACTATCCTATATCTTGTAATTTTCTACGAGGATTCAAATGATGTGCAAAATCAAATTATAGAAACATTCAATAGCGAGCAACCATATTTGACCACTTTTGATAAAATGACCTTTTCAAATCAGAGTGAGAAAACCGTTGCGGTGTGGACTACTTTTTTCCGATCCCATTCTTGGTTGCACAACATTAACTCGGCGTTTTTGAGCTGCACTCACAAGTGTAGGGCTGTAAATGAGAAGGGGGCGTTATATAGCGATGCTCTACTGTTccactatcagagatatgattTACACGTACATCAATTACCGAAGAGGAATCCAGATCAAATATGGATAATATATTTAATGGAACCAACAATATATATAGAAAGAAATGTAGTTGAACTTAACAGCGTCTTTAATTGGACTATGTCTTACAGAAGAGACTCGACTGTTTATGCACCATATGGATCTTTTATTAGAAGACGTTCAGATACTGAAACAAAACCATTTTTAAATAGAACAAAGTTTGCCTTCGCAGTGTTTAGTCGATGCGATGATTTTGGAAAGCGTTATAGAATCGTAAGAGAATTGcagaaatatgtaaatattgatGTTTACGGTTCATGTGGACATTTAAAGTGCGATGTTAGATCCCAGGGGTGTTTATCCACTGAAAAAGCCCAAGACTATCTTTttaagctttcatttgaaaatagCCATTGCAAAGACTATGTTACTGAAAAATTGTGGTTTTCGTTGAAACAAGGCGTGGTACCTGTGGTAAACTGGGTCAAAGGTCAAGAGGAGACAAGGGTTAATTCTAGTCATGTGATAAACCTATACGACTTTCACACAATTAAAGACTTGGCCAAATACCTGAAATCCGTTGC from Crassostrea angulata isolate pt1a10 chromosome 7, ASM2561291v2, whole genome shotgun sequence includes:
- the LOC128155994 gene encoding alpha-(1,3)-fucosyltransferase C-like, which gives rise to MIIKRKCWTKRVCCRKALQIFKILCLVQCVVVTILYLVIFYEDSNDVQNQIIETFNSEQPYLTTFDKMTFSNQSEKTVAVWTTFFRSHSWLHNINSAFLSCTHKCRAVNEKGALYSDALLFHYQRYDLHVHQLPKRNPDQIWIIYLMEPTIYIERNVVELNSVFNWTMSYRRDSTVYAPYGSFIRRRSDTETKPFLNRTKFAFAVFSRCDDFGKRYRIVRELQKYVNIDVYGSCGHLKCDVRSQGCLSTEKAQDYLFKLSFENSHCKDYVTEKLWFSLKQGVVPVVNWVKGQEETRVNSSHVINLYDFHTIKDLAKYLKSVAANQSLYNSYLTWRHELDVETSHFHSFCNLCQKLHQSTVRRQVYSKFSGWVTNDVCPKYKFVQKIRAWIDRWILFPIGL